From Microlunatus capsulatus, a single genomic window includes:
- a CDS encoding ABC transporter permease, translating to MITVELVKMLRRPRTWVIIGMLVALPTLVAVLLAVTDLAPAPGDGPPFLSAVLSDGTLFPLAALGVVLPLFLPIAVAVLGGDAIAGEAQTGTLRYLLTRPVGRTRLLVAKLVTVIAFVLLAVLVVAAVTAVEGRLLLGDAPAGGTVSLSGSTLTPADIAVRTALALGYVVVSMLGVAAVALFFSTLTTSSIGAALGTIGLLIASTVLLGLDAAGALHPFLPTRYWLAFVDLFRDPILWTDVGRGLVVQLGYLLVFTLAAWASFTTKDIDD from the coding sequence GTGATCACCGTCGAGCTGGTCAAGATGCTGCGCCGCCCGCGGACCTGGGTGATCATCGGGATGCTCGTCGCCCTGCCCACCCTGGTCGCGGTGCTGCTGGCCGTCACCGACCTCGCCCCCGCCCCGGGCGACGGCCCGCCGTTCCTGTCGGCGGTGCTCAGCGACGGGACGCTGTTCCCGCTCGCCGCGCTGGGCGTGGTGCTGCCGCTGTTCCTGCCCATCGCCGTGGCCGTCCTGGGCGGTGACGCGATCGCCGGCGAGGCGCAGACCGGCACGCTCCGCTACCTGCTGACCCGCCCCGTCGGCCGGACCCGGCTGCTGGTGGCCAAGCTGGTCACCGTCATCGCCTTCGTCCTGCTGGCGGTCCTGGTCGTCGCCGCGGTGACCGCGGTGGAGGGCCGGCTGCTGCTCGGCGACGCGCCGGCCGGCGGGACGGTCAGCCTCAGCGGCTCCACCCTCACCCCGGCCGACATCGCCGTCCGGACGGCGCTGGCCCTGGGCTACGTCGTCGTCTCGATGCTGGGCGTGGCCGCCGTCGCGCTGTTCTTCTCCACCCTGACCACGTCCTCGATCGGCGCCGCGCTGGGCACCATCGGCCTGCTCATCGCCTCGACGGTGCTGCTGGGCCTCGACGCGGCCGGCGCCCTGCACCCGTTCCTCCCCACTCGCTACTGGCTGGCCTTCGTCGACCTCTTCCGCGACCCGATCCTGTGGACCGACGTCGGCCGCGGCCTGGTCGTCCAGCTGGGCTACCTCCTCGTCTTCACCCTCGCCGCCTGGGCCAGCTTCACGACCAAGGACATCGACGACTGA
- a CDS encoding ABC transporter substrate-binding protein: MDQEPGLDQQTERGAALRPTRRRVLGMTGAGLAAAALGLGVTGCGTAQTRSSTGDSSTATGRAGASGDTLFVFVQSGAPTNFNPLGATPAWPTASGHTQLIYETLLRFNLLDGSLQPGLAKEMQEPDETSLVLPLQDGTTWSDGTELTADDVVYTFELAKKTALGYSNLWEYLDSVEAVDPRTVKFTVKSDPYNPGSVKDAISGTFIVPKHVWEPFGTEVIKEKNLEPVGSGPFTLESYDQTQINLVRSDSYWGKALFGTPAMTTINHPIFKDNNASDLKLEGGELDAAQTFTAQIWKMWEKGAPVGTWLKDKPYYLPGNLPLLEINPAVKGLDEPKVRLAIAYAIDYPAIASTAMSDYSDPAKASLMLPTGAEGKYFDQAAVDSSGWSHDPDKAVDILENELGCTKGSDGIYSLPDGTRLGPWEAITPSGWSDWNTALEIVAKSCKAVGIDVSTKFPQAPQVTTAIQNGNFQLACWNASGVSVASPWTRFRDVLDDRGIPPIGKTAFSNFTRFSHPDVAGLLDSVGSAADDAALKEIYGKLDAIYREGIPVVPLMYRPNEFYEFNSSNWTNFPDETNPYAPPGWTGASIGWIFGIKKVGT; encoded by the coding sequence ATGGACCAGGAACCAGGGCTCGACCAGCAGACGGAGCGGGGCGCCGCCCTGCGGCCGACCCGGCGCCGCGTCCTCGGCATGACGGGGGCCGGCCTGGCCGCCGCCGCTCTCGGCCTGGGCGTCACCGGCTGCGGCACCGCGCAGACCCGCAGCAGCACCGGCGACAGCTCGACGGCCACCGGCCGGGCGGGCGCGTCCGGCGACACGCTGTTCGTCTTCGTGCAGTCGGGCGCCCCGACCAACTTCAACCCCCTCGGTGCCACCCCGGCCTGGCCGACGGCGTCGGGCCACACCCAGCTGATCTACGAGACGCTGCTGCGCTTCAACCTGCTGGACGGCTCGCTGCAGCCCGGGCTGGCCAAGGAGATGCAGGAGCCGGACGAGACCTCGCTGGTGCTCCCGCTGCAGGACGGCACCACCTGGAGCGACGGCACCGAGCTGACCGCCGACGACGTCGTCTACACATTCGAGCTCGCGAAGAAGACCGCCCTCGGCTACTCCAACCTGTGGGAGTACCTGGACTCGGTGGAGGCGGTGGACCCCCGCACGGTCAAGTTCACCGTCAAGAGCGACCCGTACAACCCCGGCTCGGTCAAGGACGCGATCTCGGGCACCTTCATCGTGCCCAAGCACGTCTGGGAGCCCTTCGGCACCGAGGTGATCAAGGAGAAGAACCTCGAGCCGGTGGGCAGCGGGCCCTTCACCCTGGAGAGCTACGACCAGACCCAGATCAACCTCGTCCGCTCCGACTCCTACTGGGGCAAGGCGCTCTTCGGCACGCCGGCGATGACGACGATCAACCACCCGATCTTCAAGGACAACAACGCCTCCGACCTCAAGCTGGAGGGCGGTGAGCTCGACGCCGCGCAGACCTTCACCGCCCAGATCTGGAAGATGTGGGAGAAGGGCGCGCCCGTCGGGACCTGGCTCAAGGACAAGCCCTACTACCTCCCGGGCAACCTGCCGCTGCTGGAGATCAACCCGGCCGTCAAGGGCCTGGACGAGCCGAAGGTCCGGCTGGCCATCGCCTACGCGATCGACTACCCGGCCATCGCCAGCACGGCCATGTCGGACTACTCCGACCCGGCGAAGGCCAGTCTGATGCTGCCGACGGGCGCCGAGGGGAAGTACTTCGACCAGGCGGCCGTGGACAGCTCGGGCTGGAGCCACGACCCGGACAAGGCCGTCGACATCCTCGAGAACGAGCTGGGCTGCACCAAGGGCTCCGACGGGATCTACTCGCTGCCCGACGGCACCCGGCTGGGCCCCTGGGAGGCCATCACCCCCTCGGGCTGGAGCGACTGGAACACCGCGCTGGAGATCGTCGCCAAGTCCTGCAAGGCGGTCGGCATCGACGTCTCCACCAAGTTCCCGCAGGCGCCCCAGGTGACGACGGCGATCCAGAACGGCAACTTCCAGCTGGCCTGCTGGAACGCCTCCGGCGTCAGCGTCGCCAGCCCGTGGACCCGGTTCCGCGACGTCCTCGACGACCGGGGCATCCCGCCGATCGGGAAGACGGCGTTCTCGAACTTCACGAGGTTCTCCCACCCCGACGTGGCCGGCCTGCTCGACTCGGTGGGCTCGGCGGCCGACGACGCGGCGCTCAAGGAGATCTACGGCAAGCTCGACGCCATCTACCGCGAGGGCATCCCGGTGGTGCCGCTGATGTACCGGCCCAACGAGTTCTACGAGTTCAACAGCTCGAACTGGACGAACTTCCCCGACGAGACGAACCCGTACGCCCCGCCCGGGTGGACGGGTGCGTCGATCGGCTGGATCTTCGGGATCAAGAAGGTCGGAACCTAG
- a CDS encoding ABC transporter ATP-binding protein — protein sequence MTTDRAELVETLPPPPDEAVVIRTRGLTKRYGELRAVDGVDLEVGRGDVYGFLGANGSGKTTTVRMLLGLVLPTSGSAEVLGRPMPAGRAQVLPRVGALVEGPGAYPHLSGRANLALLDASGTDRLPRRTRQGRITEVLAEVGLDPADRRPTRAYSLGMRQRLGLAAALLRRPDLLVLDEPTNGLDPQGIQEIRDLLLRLNAEGTTIFLSSHLLAEIEQMCTRVGVLDRGRLVLQERLDVLLRPSGLVAVRTPDVARGTELLGSAVAGVEADRLLVRADDAAALNAHLVGAGLRVAEIGPHRRDLEQLVLDAGRRP from the coding sequence GTGACCACCGACCGCGCCGAGCTCGTCGAGACCCTCCCGCCCCCGCCCGACGAGGCCGTCGTCATCCGCACCCGTGGGCTGACCAAGCGCTACGGCGAGCTGCGGGCCGTGGACGGCGTCGACCTCGAGGTCGGCCGCGGCGACGTCTACGGCTTCCTCGGCGCCAACGGCTCGGGCAAGACGACGACGGTCCGGATGCTGCTGGGGCTGGTGCTGCCCACCTCCGGCAGCGCGGAGGTGCTCGGCCGGCCGATGCCGGCGGGCCGGGCCCAGGTGCTGCCCCGGGTCGGCGCGCTAGTGGAGGGGCCGGGCGCCTACCCGCACCTGTCGGGCCGGGCGAACCTCGCGCTGCTGGACGCCAGCGGCACCGACCGGCTGCCGCGGCGCACCCGGCAGGGCCGGATCACCGAGGTGCTCGCCGAGGTGGGCCTCGACCCGGCCGACCGCCGGCCGACGCGGGCCTACTCGCTGGGCATGCGGCAGCGGCTGGGGCTGGCCGCGGCGCTGCTGCGCCGGCCCGACCTGCTGGTCCTCGACGAGCCCACGAACGGTCTCGACCCCCAGGGCATCCAGGAGATCCGCGACCTGCTGCTGCGGCTCAACGCCGAGGGCACGACGATCTTCCTCTCCAGCCACCTGCTGGCCGAGATCGAGCAGATGTGCACCCGGGTCGGCGTCCTCGACCGCGGCCGGCTGGTCCTGCAGGAGCGGCTCGACGTGCTGCTGCGGCCCTCCGGGCTCGTCGCGGTGCGCACCCCGGACGTCGCGCGCGGGACCGAGCTGCTGGGCTCGGCCGTGGCGGGCGTCGAGGCCGACCGGCTGCTGGTCCGCGCCGACGACGCGGCCGCGCTCAACGCGCACCTGGTCGGGGCCGGCCTGCGGGTGGCCGAGATCGGCCCGCACCGGCGCGACCTCGAGCAGCTCGTCCTCGATGCGGGGCGGCGCCCGTGA
- a CDS encoding carbohydrate kinase family protein has translation MTEPGASTTDGAAAAAGGASGAGGPAAFDLFLHGTVFLDLIFTGLSTFPPPGVETHASGMGSSPGGIANLATAASRLGLRTSLAAAFGDDVYGEFCWRTLADQEGIDLSSSRTFEGWHSPVTVSMATQGDRSMVTHAHDAPLAANQMIGHPPRSRAVVVDLGHDWSTEPGEPSWVDLARADGALVFADIGWDETQEWSRSTLEPLASCHAFVPNAVEAMAYTRTDTPRDALYALADLVPLAVVTNGPHGAMAIDATTGEEAEVPALRVPAIDPTGAGDVFVSGLVLGTLHGWPLADRLALGALCSALAVQQFGGSLAAPGFGDVLDWWHGVTAAEGQSAYLRSLRRRYAFLDGLSVPQPVRERRWAAATIGRVPRPLD, from the coding sequence GTGACCGAGCCCGGGGCGAGCACCACCGACGGCGCGGCTGCAGCTGCTGGAGGCGCCTCCGGCGCGGGCGGGCCCGCGGCCTTCGACCTCTTCCTGCACGGGACCGTCTTCCTCGACCTGATCTTCACCGGGCTGTCGACCTTCCCGCCGCCGGGCGTCGAGACCCACGCCAGCGGGATGGGGTCCTCCCCCGGCGGCATCGCGAACCTCGCCACCGCGGCCAGTCGGCTGGGCCTGCGCACCTCGCTGGCGGCGGCCTTCGGCGACGACGTCTACGGCGAGTTCTGCTGGCGGACCCTCGCCGACCAGGAGGGCATCGACCTCTCCAGCTCGCGGACCTTCGAGGGCTGGCACTCCCCCGTCACCGTGTCGATGGCCACGCAGGGCGACCGCAGCATGGTCACCCACGCCCACGACGCCCCACTGGCCGCGAACCAGATGATCGGCCACCCCCCGCGCTCGCGAGCCGTCGTCGTCGACCTCGGCCACGACTGGTCGACCGAACCGGGCGAGCCGTCCTGGGTGGACCTCGCCCGCGCCGACGGCGCGCTGGTCTTCGCGGACATCGGCTGGGACGAGACGCAGGAGTGGTCCCGGTCCACCCTGGAGCCGCTGGCGTCCTGCCACGCCTTCGTCCCCAACGCGGTCGAGGCGATGGCCTACACCCGGACGGACACCCCCCGGGACGCGCTGTACGCGCTGGCCGACCTGGTGCCGCTGGCCGTGGTCACCAACGGCCCGCACGGCGCGATGGCGATCGACGCCACCACCGGCGAGGAGGCCGAGGTGCCGGCCCTGCGGGTGCCCGCCATCGACCCGACGGGCGCCGGCGACGTCTTCGTCAGCGGCCTGGTGCTGGGCACGCTGCACGGCTGGCCGCTGGCCGACCGGCTGGCGCTGGGCGCGCTCTGCTCGGCCCTGGCCGTCCAGCAGTTCGGCGGCTCGCTGGCCGCGCCGGGCTTCGGCGACGTCCTCGACTGGTGGCACGGCGTCACCGCGGCCGAGGGGCAGAGCGCCTACCTGCGGTCACTGCGGCGCCGCTACGCCTTCCTCGACGGGCTCAGCGTGCCGCAGCCGGTGCGGGAGCGCCGCTGGGCGGCCGCGACCATCGGCCGGGTGCCGCGCCCGCTGGACTGA
- a CDS encoding BadF/BadG/BcrA/BcrD ATPase family protein — MSRCYLGVDAGNSKTVALLADADGRVLGRGRAGVGDIYGVPDAEDAVDAVLDAAGQALAAAGVAVDGVAHAAFRLAGVDWDEDEAFWTAALARREPALRPASVRNDGYALLRCGQPSGVGVAVTAGSGPAVSGRGPDGREWSAGWWIQHELAGRGLGMAGVRAVVDAATGLGPATGLTPLLLELFDEPDVPALLHSLTRREGRRPDRDTWRAARSVLRAAGDGDAVAAGVVDRHAAVLAGLVAVTARETGLDTAPGPVPVVLGGSVLTSEHPAYRTAVTAALADAVGPVAVTVSTAPPVVGALLDALAEGGVALAPDLHARVLGTPHPADFLLT; from the coding sequence GTGAGCCGCTGCTACCTCGGCGTCGACGCCGGCAACTCCAAGACCGTCGCCCTGCTCGCCGACGCCGACGGCCGGGTGCTGGGCCGCGGTCGCGCGGGCGTCGGGGACATCTACGGGGTGCCCGACGCGGAGGACGCCGTCGACGCCGTGCTGGACGCCGCCGGCCAGGCCCTGGCCGCCGCCGGGGTCGCGGTCGACGGCGTCGCGCACGCGGCCTTCCGGCTGGCCGGGGTCGACTGGGACGAGGACGAGGCCTTCTGGACCGCCGCCCTGGCCCGCCGGGAGCCGGCGCTGCGCCCGGCCAGCGTCCGCAACGACGGGTACGCCCTGCTGCGCTGCGGGCAGCCCTCCGGGGTCGGCGTCGCGGTGACGGCGGGCAGCGGACCCGCCGTCTCGGGGCGCGGACCGGACGGCCGCGAGTGGTCGGCGGGCTGGTGGATCCAGCACGAGCTGGCCGGCCGCGGGCTCGGGATGGCCGGGGTCCGGGCCGTGGTCGACGCCGCCACCGGGCTGGGGCCGGCGACGGGGCTGACCCCGCTGCTGCTGGAGCTGTTCGACGAGCCGGACGTCCCGGCCCTGCTGCACAGCCTGACCCGGCGGGAGGGCCGCCGGCCGGACCGCGACACCTGGCGGGCCGCCCGCAGCGTGCTGCGCGCCGCGGGGGACGGCGACGCCGTGGCCGCCGGGGTCGTCGACCGGCACGCCGCGGTGCTGGCCGGGCTGGTCGCGGTGACGGCGCGCGAGACCGGCCTGGACACCGCGCCCGGACCCGTCCCCGTCGTCCTCGGCGGGTCGGTGCTGACCTCGGAGCACCCCGCCTACCGGACGGCGGTGACCGCCGCGCTGGCCGACGCGGTCGGTCCCGTGGCGGTCACGGTGAGCACCGCCCCGCCGGTGGTCGGCGCCCTGCTGGACGCCCTGGCCGAGGGCGGCGTCGCGCTGGCTCCGGACCTGCACGCCCGGGTGCTCGGCACCCCGCACCCGGCGGACTTCCTGCTGACCTGA
- a CDS encoding family 4 glycosyl hydrolase — MARIKLAYLGGGSSRAAGTMASLIDHGEEFAGSEVVLVDQRPEELEIVRSLAQNMARAAGLDLTVTATTDRRAGFADVDAVLTSFRPGDFAMRVQDELIPMRHGVIGQETQGPGGFMMALRSVQVFQGLLADLDAVAPRARVFNYTNPVNVVSQAVLDHTDTEILSMCEGPMIFWPSILRTAGLDPERAHVVMAGVNHNCWSTTHLYDGEDVMPLLAEGLDRVRDDPSVPLWDRRMLHLAVAMQSIPADYFRYYYFGQEFFREAQSRRLTRAGVILENVDDYWQHYREQAASPTPVLDPARSRGGIHELELAIDVMSAYYNDAPTALPVNLLNTGGVLPGFDEDTVVEVWCTVDGRGATPLPQQPLPHAVRGITQQLAEYQRLAAVAAWDGDRADAVRALAAHPFVPTLPVAEELYDDLAHANREFLPERLLR, encoded by the coding sequence ATGGCCCGGATCAAGCTCGCCTACCTGGGCGGCGGCTCGTCGCGCGCCGCCGGCACGATGGCCTCGCTCATCGACCACGGCGAGGAGTTCGCGGGCTCGGAGGTCGTGCTGGTCGACCAGCGGCCCGAGGAGCTGGAGATCGTCCGCTCCCTGGCCCAGAACATGGCCCGCGCCGCCGGCCTCGACCTCACCGTCACCGCCACCACCGACCGCCGGGCCGGCTTCGCCGACGTCGACGCGGTGCTCACGAGCTTCCGGCCGGGCGACTTCGCCATGCGCGTCCAGGACGAGCTGATCCCGATGCGGCACGGCGTCATCGGCCAGGAGACCCAGGGCCCGGGCGGGTTCATGATGGCGCTGCGCTCGGTCCAGGTCTTCCAGGGCCTGCTGGCCGACCTGGACGCCGTCGCCCCGCGCGCCCGCGTCTTCAACTACACGAACCCGGTCAACGTCGTCTCCCAGGCCGTCCTCGACCACACCGACACCGAGATCCTCTCGATGTGCGAGGGGCCGATGATCTTCTGGCCCTCGATCCTGCGGACCGCGGGCCTGGACCCCGAGCGGGCCCACGTCGTGATGGCCGGGGTCAACCACAACTGCTGGTCGACGACGCACCTCTACGACGGCGAGGACGTCATGCCACTGCTCGCCGAGGGCCTGGACCGGGTCCGCGACGACCCGTCGGTGCCGCTGTGGGACCGCCGGATGCTGCACCTGGCCGTCGCCATGCAGTCCATCCCCGCCGACTACTTCCGCTACTACTACTTCGGCCAGGAGTTCTTCCGCGAGGCCCAGAGCCGCCGGCTCACGAGGGCCGGGGTGATCCTGGAGAACGTGGACGACTACTGGCAGCACTACCGCGAGCAGGCGGCCAGCCCGACGCCGGTGCTGGACCCGGCCCGCTCCCGCGGCGGCATCCACGAGCTGGAGCTGGCCATCGACGTGATGAGCGCCTACTACAACGACGCCCCGACCGCGCTGCCCGTCAACCTGCTCAACACCGGCGGCGTGCTGCCCGGCTTCGACGAGGACACCGTCGTCGAGGTCTGGTGCACCGTCGACGGCCGGGGCGCTACGCCGCTGCCGCAGCAGCCGCTGCCGCACGCGGTCCGCGGCATCACCCAGCAGCTGGCGGAGTACCAGCGGCTGGCCGCCGTCGCCGCCTGGGACGGCGACCGCGCCGACGCCGTGCGCGCGCTGGCCGCTCACCCGTTCGTCCCGACGCTCCCGGTCGCCGAGGAGCTCTACGACGACCTCGCCCACGCCAACCGGGAGTTCCTGCCGGAGCGCCTGCTGCGGTGA
- a CDS encoding ANTAR domain-containing protein, translating to MDDDAFRHQVWSRLEGSLARTTSVQDYLQDAVQETAGLTGVEGSFSLSVLVYDHLLTVATTDRAAWDADQVEFDTEAGPCVEALRHGVDTGLVDPRVDDRWPAWAAVTSMLGFQAAAGIPAVLSPGQWIALNLYAPDPDGLAGDRLDRARLFTQEVARTVPTVLRLTEQVQLAEHLQEALANRSTIDQALGVLMAQNRCSRDEAFGILRRASQHRNLKLREVAAAVIERFTGHPAAEPPPFQPPRPGHGRPERPSDGASGPS from the coding sequence ATGGACGACGACGCCTTCCGGCACCAGGTCTGGAGCCGGCTGGAGGGGAGCCTCGCCCGCACGACGTCGGTGCAGGACTACCTGCAGGACGCGGTGCAGGAGACGGCCGGGCTGACCGGCGTCGAGGGCTCCTTCAGCCTGTCCGTGCTGGTCTACGACCACCTGCTGACGGTGGCCACCACCGACCGCGCGGCGTGGGACGCCGACCAGGTCGAGTTCGACACCGAGGCCGGCCCCTGCGTCGAGGCCCTGCGCCACGGCGTCGACACCGGGCTCGTGGACCCCCGCGTCGACGACCGCTGGCCGGCCTGGGCCGCAGTGACCTCGATGCTCGGCTTCCAGGCCGCGGCCGGGATCCCGGCCGTGCTCAGCCCCGGGCAGTGGATCGCCCTCAACCTCTACGCGCCCGACCCCGACGGGCTGGCCGGCGACCGGCTGGACCGGGCGCGGCTGTTCACCCAGGAGGTGGCCCGCACGGTGCCGACGGTGCTGCGGCTCACCGAGCAGGTGCAGCTGGCCGAGCACCTCCAGGAGGCCCTGGCCAACCGCTCGACCATCGACCAGGCGCTCGGCGTCCTGATGGCGCAGAACCGCTGCTCCCGCGACGAGGCGTTCGGCATCCTGCGGCGGGCCTCCCAGCACCGCAACCTCAAGCTGCGCGAGGTCGCCGCCGCGGTGATCGAGCGCTTCACCGGGCACCCGGCCGCCGAGCCGCCGCCCTTCCAGCCGCCCCGGCCCGGGCACGGGCGTCCCGAGCGGCCGTCCGACGGGGCGTCCGGACCCTCCTGA
- a CDS encoding MOSC domain-containing protein: MTTPTPPVPPRRVRTVLVGRPQTYQWLRRELVSSIFKDPVLGPVAVGVDGLSGDEQSDRKSHGGPDKAVYAYAREDEDWWEAETGTPFPDGSFGENLTTAGLDLTNAVIGETWRVGTALLQVTEPRTPCWKLGLKMGDPAFPRRAAASRRPGVLLRVLEEGVVEAGDAVVRGPAPAHGITAADVNRVYYGDSQDLSPIWDAPELAAHWRTWADHRSVWHLEDAKLGRLGPDTGE, encoded by the coding sequence ATGACCACGCCCACGCCACCCGTGCCCCCGCGCCGGGTCCGCACCGTCCTCGTCGGCCGGCCCCAGACCTACCAGTGGCTCCGCCGCGAGCTGGTGAGCAGCATCTTCAAGGACCCGGTCCTCGGGCCGGTGGCCGTCGGGGTGGACGGGCTCTCCGGGGACGAGCAGTCCGACCGCAAGAGCCACGGCGGACCCGACAAGGCCGTCTACGCCTACGCCCGCGAGGACGAGGACTGGTGGGAGGCCGAGACGGGCACGCCCTTCCCCGACGGCTCCTTCGGGGAGAACCTCACCACCGCCGGCCTGGACCTGACCAACGCCGTCATCGGCGAGACCTGGCGGGTGGGCACCGCCCTGCTCCAGGTCACCGAGCCGCGCACGCCGTGCTGGAAGCTCGGGCTCAAGATGGGCGACCCCGCGTTCCCCCGCCGGGCGGCGGCCTCCCGCCGGCCCGGCGTGCTGCTGCGGGTGCTCGAGGAGGGCGTCGTCGAGGCCGGGGACGCCGTTGTCCGGGGCCCGGCGCCGGCGCACGGCATCACCGCCGCCGACGTCAACCGGGTCTACTACGGCGACAGCCAGGACCTCTCCCCCATCTGGGACGCCCCCGAGCTGGCCGCGCACTGGCGCACCTGGGCCGACCACCGCTCGGTGTGGCACCTGGAGGACGCCAAGCTCGGCCGGCTGGGGCCCGACACCGGGGAGTGA
- a CDS encoding lipase family alpha/beta hydrolase — MLDALSPQRRRVVLAGAGVVALLLVALVATLVVRAVRPAASVPQDQPGPVLLVPGYGGDGSSLQPLAQALRDAGRTAVVVPEVGDGTGDLDAQAVALAAVAERVREEFGATSVDVVGYSAGGVVARLWVRDHGGDAVARRVLTLGSPHHGTTQAALGASLAGGCPPACEQLVPGSELLRRLNARDETPAGPAWVTLRSTADQVVTPVDSAALDGALDVAVQDLCPAATTSHAGLPADPVTRALVGSALGAGPPALPSAVRC; from the coding sequence GTGCTCGACGCCCTCAGCCCGCAGCGCCGCCGCGTCGTGCTGGCCGGGGCCGGCGTCGTCGCCCTCCTGCTGGTCGCGCTGGTCGCGACGCTGGTGGTGCGGGCCGTCCGGCCGGCGGCGTCGGTCCCCCAGGACCAGCCGGGTCCGGTCCTCCTGGTGCCCGGCTACGGCGGCGACGGGTCCTCGCTGCAGCCGCTGGCGCAGGCGCTGCGCGACGCCGGCCGGACCGCCGTCGTCGTGCCCGAGGTGGGCGACGGCACCGGCGACCTGGACGCCCAGGCCGTCGCCCTGGCGGCGGTGGCGGAGCGCGTGCGGGAGGAGTTCGGCGCCACGTCGGTCGACGTCGTCGGCTACTCCGCGGGCGGCGTGGTGGCCCGGCTCTGGGTCCGCGACCACGGCGGGGACGCCGTCGCCCGCCGGGTGCTCACCCTCGGATCGCCGCACCACGGCACCACCCAGGCCGCCCTGGGCGCCAGCCTCGCCGGTGGCTGCCCGCCGGCCTGCGAGCAGCTGGTGCCGGGCAGCGAGCTCCTCCGCCGGCTGAACGCCCGCGACGAGACCCCGGCCGGCCCGGCCTGGGTGACGCTGCGCTCGACCGCCGACCAGGTGGTCACCCCCGTCGACTCCGCCGCCCTCGACGGCGCCCTCGACGTCGCGGTCCAGGACCTCTGCCCCGCCGCCACCACCTCCCACGCCGGCCTGCCGGCCGACCCGGTCACCCGGGCCCTGGTCGGATCCGCGCTCGGCGCCGGTCCGCCGGCGCTGCCGTCCGCCGTCCGCTGCTGA
- a CDS encoding phosphatase PAP2 family protein, producing MEQRDRLGLHETAPGEDEIGGRSLTHWGTAGGRWLVTRMVALARLVTAHGVLAVTAAVGLVLVLGLVLAAGGIYDAVEESDGIAGLDRPVLDRALAARSPDLDAALTVFTHLGGPLGMTVIAATITAAMVWRWRSRTPLVLMLITVAGSLTATVVGKNAVGRLRPPRVDAVPPFESSPSFPSGHALNSTAIAGMVAYLLLLHLQSRLARVLAVVLAGVWAVAIGLSRVFLGHHWLTDVMVGWVIGLAWLALVVTAHRLFLSVRRAPGTA from the coding sequence ATGGAGCAGAGAGACCGGCTGGGGCTGCACGAGACCGCCCCGGGCGAGGACGAGATCGGCGGCCGGTCGCTGACCCACTGGGGCACCGCGGGCGGGCGCTGGCTGGTCACCCGGATGGTCGCGCTGGCCCGGCTGGTGACCGCGCACGGCGTGCTGGCCGTGACGGCGGCCGTCGGCCTGGTGCTGGTGCTGGGCCTGGTGCTGGCCGCCGGGGGCATCTACGACGCCGTCGAGGAGTCCGACGGCATCGCCGGGCTCGACCGCCCGGTGCTGGACCGGGCGCTGGCGGCCCGCTCCCCCGACCTCGACGCCGCGCTCACGGTGTTCACCCACCTCGGGGGCCCGCTGGGCATGACGGTGATCGCGGCCACGATCACGGCCGCCATGGTCTGGCGCTGGCGCTCGCGCACCCCGCTGGTGCTGATGCTCATCACCGTGGCCGGCTCGCTGACCGCCACCGTCGTCGGCAAGAACGCCGTCGGCCGGCTGCGCCCCCCGCGGGTGGACGCGGTCCCGCCCTTCGAGTCCAGCCCGTCCTTCCCCAGCGGCCACGCCCTCAACAGCACCGCCATCGCCGGGATGGTCGCCTACCTCCTGCTGCTGCACCTGCAGAGCCGGCTGGCCCGGGTGCTGGCCGTCGTGCTGGCCGGGGTCTGGGCGGTGGCCATCGGGCTCAGCCGGGTGTTCCTCGGCCACCACTGGCTGACCGACGTGATGGTCGGCTGGGTCATCGGGCTCGCCTGGCTGGCGCTGGTGGTCACCGCGCACCGGCTGTTCCTCAGCGTCCGACGGGCCCCCGGCACCGCCTGA